The DNA region GATTGAGCGGGCGTTGAGGCGCGGCGTTCGCGGCCGGCAACGATGGTGGCCTTCGTGATCTTGGCGAATGGCTGACTACCCGCCGTCTTGAGCACGTTCTCGAAGATATTCTCGCGCTGGCGCCGCGTCGCCATCGATAATGCAAACCAGGGGGTGGTTTCGCGGTAACGAGTGATGAGCCAGGCCAACGAGTGGGCGGAAGGAGTATCCTTTTGTGGGCGCGGATTGCCTGTGATGGCGGCTTGATATTCGGTGTCGAACTCGGGCGTGCCGAATTCAGCGCGGATGCGCGTGCGCGGCCCCTTCCCGATGCGTACATACCAAACCCGCTTGCCGTGGCGGGTGGTTTGCAATTGGAGGTGTGGCGGGCGGGGTCGAGGCATCTGCGCTCACAACACGATTAATTCCTCAGTCGCGGTTGCAGAGTCTAAGCCCTCCTGAGTCAGCTGGACAAGTCGAATAACCAGCGTGCCGTCGGGCCTCACCTCGACCGCACTTGCTCCTTCCTGCTTAGCGGCACGGATCGCACGTACCACGTCGGCTTTTGTCGGACGGGCGCGGGTTCGCGGCATGTCGGCTCTCGCTGCGCTTTATGCGGCGTTGGAGCTTTCCGCTGTCGCAGACCAGAAGCAATCCGCTGTTTTTTCCGGATGGATCCGGAATAATGGGGGCTATTTTCCGAAGCGGGGTGGGGCGGATGACATCTCTTTCCGAGGACGAGATAAAACGGGCCATGGCCGCAGTCGCAGGCGTTGATGGCAATCTTGTTAGTGCCGCGCACCGTCGGCGTTTCGTCGAATGTGCGATGCACTTTGGCCTGCTGAATAAAAAGAACGTGCCGAACAAGTCGGCCACCATCCTCCGCCTCATCGATGAGGCGTGGGAGGCTATTCAAGCCAGGAAGACCAAACGGGCTTTGACTTTTGCGGCAGCCTTTGGGCTGAAGTCCATCATCCAATTCGGGGCTCAGCACGAAAGTGAGCTTATTGGGCTGGTGGGCATGTCCAGGTACGTGACGGTGGTCGGCGAAGATTTTGGCTGGTTGTCCGATCCAATTATCCTTTACGACGCGCTGCGGGACAGGCTCGGCAAAAGCATGCCGAGCCGGATCATTACGCCCCATCCGGATTTCAAGCCGGAGCCAAACCGCGACCGTCGGCTAGAGTCGATCGTGCACCACGTTGGGCGCGATCATTGGGACAAGGTGAAGACCTCGGTCGCCGGCAACATGTTGATCCGCCTTATCGGCGTTCATTTGCTGTTGCCGTATACGGCTATCATGACGGACGGCGAATTGTGGATACGGCATACCCTTGCGGCGACGTCCAGGTACAAGACCATCTGGACCTATGAGCCGTCGGAAGACGTTGAAAACTTCTACTTCCAGATCGAGGCCGACCTTAAGCGACTTGAGGAGGATGCGATGAGGTATCCCGGCTGGGACTTGGTGGAGCGATATCGGCCGGACAATGCCCGCGCTTCTCCTTCGGGCTCGGCCTAATCCCCCGCATCGCCCCAGTGCAGTCCAGTGAGCCCTTGCGTAGCGATCCGGCTTGTTGATTGTGGCATTAACACAAGAACTAGCACACAGGTGCCATCGCCTTGAGCAAGCCCCTGAAAAGCGATATAAAATCCTAAGCGGCAAAGGAACGAAAATCCGTCGGGCGTAAGCCCGTGCCGGTTCGAGTCCGGCCGCCCGCACCAGAACTTGTATCAGCATATTGATGACAGTCTTCCACCAGATATTTCTGTCGAACCAATGTGCACCCTTTACGTGTAGTGGCGGCCAGCTGCTATACTAAGGCCCTACTGTCTTTATAGGTGAGGCAGTTTTCTAAAATGAAAGTGACGTTGCACGATGATTAGGCCCATTCACCCTTTCCCTGCTCGAATGGCGCCGGAATTGGCGATTGCAGAACTTACACGCCTGAAGCCGAACAGCATCGTTCTTGATCCGATGTCCGGTTCAGGAACGGTGATTCGTCACGCCTCGGAATTAGGGTTACGCGCTTTCGGCTTCGACATGGACCCACTGGCGGTACTCATGTCACGCGCCTGGACCACTCCTGTTGATACAAAACTTGTCGAGGCAACGGCTCTAAAAGTCTTGGCGCAGGCGCGCGCTCTTAGCGCAGGGGATATTGCGCTCCCATGGATTGATAAAGACCAGGAAACCAAGAAATTTGTCACCTATTGGTTTGGTCGCAAACAGCGAGGCCAGCTCCGCCGGCTATGCTTTGTGCTGCATCTGATGGAAAAGAAAGCTAAGAGGCGCGGTGACGTCGCTGTGCTAGATGTTTTAAAAATTTCGTTGAGCCGAATAATCATTACTAAGGAGCAAGGGGCCTCGTTGGCTCGCGATACCTCGCACAGCCGTCCGCATAGGGTCGCAACAAAATCCAATTACGACGTTCTATTAGGCTTTGAGCGCTCGGTGAGCTATGTTTGTCGACTTTTGGAAAGCGCTCCCCCGAAAGGAAATGCCAAAATACAAATTGGGGACGCGCGCAGCGTCAAGCTCAAGGCAAAAAGCGTCGACGCGGTTATTACGTCGCCACCATATTTGAACGCTATCGACTATATGCGTGGCCACCGACTAGCTCTGGTTTGGTTTGGATTTCCGCTTGCCGAGTTGAGCGGCGTCAGGTCGACAAGCATTGGCGCAGAGCGCGCGCCAGACGAAAGCAATACGCCCGGTGTGGATGCGGTCGTAGCCGCGATGGGACGTGTAAAGGAGATGCAGCCGCGTCACCGCGCAATGATCAATCGTTACGCGCAAGACGTTTGCAAAATGATGATTGAGGTTTCCCGAGTATTGAAGCCCGGCGGAACGGCGATTTTCGTTGTTGGGAATTCATGTTTGAAAGGCACCTTCGTTCGAAACTCGGAGGCGGTGGCTTGTGCCGGAAAAAAAGTCGGTCTGCGCGTTGTGAAGAAGACAGTAAGAAAACTGCCCGAGCGGAATCGGTACCTGCCGCTCTCAAGCGGTGCGCTTAGTTTGAGAATGCGTACCGAAACGGTTTTGACATTTAAGAAATAGAAACATTTTTTTTGGGGGGATCAATGGCGGTCGATGTCGAGGGGCTTAAGGTCAAGGCTAAACTCAAGGGGCGCTACGAAAAACAAATTGCGCGTCTGACCAACGCCAAAATACAAACCGACTGCATAGAACAGGCCGTCAAAGGCGCAACTGAAAATCTCAAAACCGCAAAGCAGTCCTCATTAATCATCTATGGTGAGCCCCAAAGTGGCAAGACAGAGATGATGATTTGTCTTACTGCAAAGCTTTTGGATAGCGGCCATAAGACAATCATCCATTTAATGAATGATAGCGTGGACTTGCTCTCGCAAAATTTGCGACGCTTTAAGTCTTCTGGATTGGCTCCCGCTGCGCAAAATTCGTCTGAGGTGCTTGGGGCTAGCAAAAATCTTAAAGCGCAGGAATCAGTCATTTTCTGCAAGAAAAACGCGAAGGACTTACCCAAGCTAATAGATCGGTTGAAGGGCGTTTCATCTGTCGTTGTCATCGACGATGAAGCCGACTACGCGAGCCCAAACGGTAAGATTAACAAGGGAACAAAAACAAAAATCAATAAGTTGGTCGGGGACCTTATTGGACCGAAAGGCTATTATGTTGGTGTTACGGCGACGCCGGCTCGCCTCGATCTGAATAATACCTTTCAAAATGACACCGAAAAGTGGGTGAATTTTCCGGCTCATGCCAAATATACAGGGCAAGACACGTTTTTCCCACTTGATCAGAAGAAAATTGCTTATCGACTCAAGCTTTTAGAGCAGGGCGGAAACGCAAAGGACGCCGAGCAAGCTCTTATCCGTTTCCTGGTGACCGCCGCGCACTTGAATCTCAATGAAAATAAGGCCGAAAAAAACTACACGTTGCTCGTTCACACCAGCGGCAAAAAGCAAGATCACGAAGTGGATCGGGCCGTTATCGAAGGCGTGGTTCAGTCTCTTAGTGCTCCCGAAGACAAGGCGTTTGCGCGGCTAGTCGCTGAGGTACATAAGAATGCGGAGGCCCTGTATGCGAACGCCAGCGCTGACAAAATCACTGACTATGTAGTTGAGAATATCACGAGGGCCTCGATCGTCGTTCTCAATAGTGAGCGGGATCGAATTGCCGCTGGGGACTCTGCGACGGACCCGACTTCTCCTTTTACAATAATTATTGGAGGGAACATCGTTTCGAGAGGCGTGACCTTCCCAAATCTGCTGGCGATGTTTTTTACAAGAGATGTCGCAAATAAGTTGCAGCAAGATACATATATCCAGCGTGCCCGCATGTTCGGGGCTCGAGGCGAGTATCTCAAGCATTTTGAGCTTACAATACCCAAGCAGCTGTACGCTAACTGGCACCGTTGTTTTGTGTTTCACAAGCTCGCATTGGAAACAATTGTGAGTAAGTTCGGGTCCCCTGTCTGGGTCGGTGACGGCCGTATTTCTGTGGCTTCTAAGGCCAGCATCAACAATGCCACTGTTGTCTTGGACAAGGGTGAGATGTCTTACCAAATGTTTGACTATGATCCGGCGCTGGATTCTCTCATTCAGCAGGCGCCTACGGATGTCAAAACATTGCGTGAGCTCCAAAAGAAGATTGGCAAGCAATCATTGCCGGATTTTCTAATTGGCTATATTGAGGCAGTGCAGCCAAATGGCGATGGGTCGTTAGCAATTCACAAATCATCGCGCATCTCAAAAGGAAAGACGTACGATCAGGCCGCGATCTCGCGTGCTAAGGGCGTAATGGGTACTCCTCAGCGAGAGCTTGATAAATTTCCGAAGGCGCTTCATCACATCAAAATCTTCTTTAACGGACAGAACAAAGCTCGTCTGTTCTATAAGAGCGAAGGAAGTATTCAGTTTACGCAGAACAACCCCGTTTGAGGGCGCGGCGATGCGGCGGTTCTCCGTCGAATGCATCGGGTGTTGATGATTGTCGACTTCGATAGCCGCGCAGGTTCCGGGGGCGTTTCGTTCGCACCCGCATCCAGCGTCCAAAATCGGTTTGGACATAGTGAGTTTGTGCGCCCACTTCGCCAGCAAGCGCGATGGAGCTTCAGATCTCCGTATGTGCATGCGGAATGCCTCACTCGTCATGAACTTGTTACTCGGTTTGGCAGATGGTCTTAGTCGTCGGCCTGCCTGGGATTGAGTTCTTGGGGGTTGATCTGGATTGCGTCCAGGCTGCCCTCAAGGCATTGTACATGCCGGGGTTGTGAGCGGGTGGCGGCTGGGGGCATGTGCTTTAGGATATGTGCCGGGCTTTTTGCCCTGTTTTTGTCGGTGGTGCCGAGCGCGGCGCAGAACGTTGGCGACGTGATGCGCCTTTTCGGGGGCATGCTTCAGCCGGCAATGCGCGAGGCCGCCCGCGCGGAATGGCAAAAGCTCTCCCAGGCCGAACTTGCCTGCATAGATCAGTCGCTTCGGCGTGCCGGCACTAGCGTTGGCGCTGCCATTAACGCCGGGGTCACGCCTGCCGATGAACGATTGTCCAATATTCGGCTTGCCTGTGCTGCAGCTCTTTCGGAGGCAGTGGGCGACCCCGGGCGAGTCTATGTGGTGGCAAACACCACCCCGCCTGATGCTTTCCTGTCATTGAGGAGCGAGCCGAGTACGTCCTACGGGTACCGTGTCGCGACTATGCCTAATGGCACCCGTTTGACCGTGCTGCGCCAGAGGAGCGATGGATGGTGGCTGGTACGGATACTTGCCACCGGACAAGAGGGGTGGGCTCTGAGCCGAATTGGTGGGAAGCCGTTCATTGAATGTTGTGTAAGCCCCAACCAGAACGGAACGGCAAATCAGACGGCATCTCAGCCAAGCTTCGATTGCACAAAGGCGCGAGCGCCGGACGAGGTGGCCATTTGCTCCAATCCGGAGCTTGCGAAGCTAGATACACGCAGAGCATTTGCTTCGTCTCGATCATCAAGACGCGGTTTAAACGGCTTGTAAGCGGTTTGGCGGGTCTCCCGTTGCCCGGCCAGGACTCCCAACGCGGCCTTATGGGGCGGTGAGTTAGGCCCGCAGCGCATTCACGCAAGCCGTATCCCCACCTTCCGCGCTGCCCTTGTGCAGGCAGGTGATGCCCCTCGGCTTGCGTGCCCGCTCAAGGCTGCTGAGCCTTGAGAACTCCCGACCGGCCGCGATGGGCGTGGCCGGAGAAACTAACGGGAGTAACCCACATGAACCACAAACAATCCAAGCCTTACGCTGTGTACGTTGTCGAGGGAGAGGGCGATGCCTTCTGGACCAAGATCGGCGCCGCGTGGCCGCACGAAGACGGCGAGGGCTTCAACATCCAACTGTCGGCTGTGCCTTTGAACGGCCGCCTGGTGGTCCGCAAGCCTAAGGCCAAGAAGGAGGCGGGGCAATGAGCCCCGCCGGCTCGAACCACTTTGTGGTTCGCGCCCACGACTACGACCTCTGGCAGGTCGTGGTCGTGGCCAAGGACCGCGAGGACGCGCTTGCAAAGGCGAAGTCGATGTACGCGACCGACGGGTTCGGCAACACCGACGCCTTCGTGCATTTCGACCGCAGCATCGATTGGGAAGCCTTCGAGCTGGTGCCGGAGGTGGTCCGATGAGCCCCCTGGTCTCGCGCCCGCGTAACACCGTGATCCACGGTGATTGCGTGGAGGTCATGCGTCGGATGGCGTCCGCTTCGGCGGACTTCATCCTCACCGACCCGCCGTACCTGGTCCGCTATCGCTCGCGTGACGGCCGGACCGTCTGCAATGACGATAACGATGCCTGGCTTGAGCCGGCCTTCGCGGAAATGCACCGCGTGCTCAAGCCGGGCTCGTTCGCCGTGACCTTCTACGGCTGGAACGTCGCCGACAAGTTCATCGCGGCGTGGCGCGCGGCCGGATTCCGCATCGTCGGGCACATCGTGTTCCGCAAGCGCTATGCTTCGTCTGTGCGCTTCCTGCGCTACGAGCACGAGTGCGCGTACCTGCTCGCCAAGGGCAACGTGCAAATGCCCGAGGATGCGCCATCCGATGTGATCGAGTGGGTCTACACCGGCAACCGGCTGCATCCGACGCAGAAGTCGGCTGCGATGCTCAAGCCGTTGATCGCGGCGTTCTGCCCTGCCGGCGGTTTAGTGCTCGACCCGTTCTGCGGGTCGGGCTCGACGCTCGTTGCCGCGCGCGAGCTTGAGCGCGGGTATGTCGGCATTGAGCTTGATCGTGGTCACTACCACAAGGCCAGCATGCGAGTGAGTGCGCCGACGCGCGACAGCCCGAGCCGCGCGGTTTTCCCTTCGAGCATTGGCGTGCATTGATAGGGACTTTTGGCCTAGCTATAGGAGGTAACCCTGGGTTAATCTCGGCACTGGGGGCGGAGAGCATGACGGACAATAGAATTGTCTTGATTAATCGCGAGGGGAAAAAGCTCACTTACGAGTATGGGGCGGACGTAATTTACTTGGATATGCAACGGGTGACGCTGCGTCATGCCTCACAAAAGCAGGCCATTTGGCTGCTATTGCAATCCCTTGGCCGCGTTGTAACTCACGCTGAGATCGTTGCTATTCTTGACAAGTCTGGTCAGGGCAATAAGAACGACGCTCCCAATTCGAGGTCTGGTAAATTCATCGCCCAACTTCGCGCAGAGTTGAAACATAGCCACGATCTTCATGGCCTTATCAAGAATGTGCGAAGCGCTGGCTATATTGTTGGCGAGGGCTGGACAAGGCCGCCATCGGAAATTCGGATTCAGAAGTCACACGAGTTTCTGGATATGCTTGACAACGTAGTCTCGGACTGCATCCGTCATGCTAACGATATGCCATTGATTACCTGTCAAAATGGACTTCAATATATAGCCTTCAAAATTGATTTCTCGCTTCAGAAATTCAAGATTCTAAATTCCATGTTGTGGGATATCATACGTATACTCTCATCAACAACCGCAAAACCTAGCGACTTGATCGAGATAAAGGCCTCCTTTCACGACCTTTCTTCATACGTTTTATATTGGCGTATCGGCGACGGGCTGTCCGAGGAGAAATGGAAGGCAGACTATCGCGATGAAATTCGGACTCAGGCCAGGAAAATTCATCAGCAAGTGGAGGCCATAATGAAAGATATTGAACGCTCCTCCGACGCGCTTCTATAGCGCGAAGGCCTTCAGGATAGGCCCAATGTCGGTTAAAGGGGCTCGGTAAGTACGTAGCTAATGCGCACATTCTCCTTTTGTTTCTTTGCTTTCGTGATTTTGACCGACCCAAGCCGTTTCAGGTTATCGACGTGGGTGCCGCCGCACGGTAACGATCGATAGGAGCCGACAGTTACAATTCGTGACGGCTTGTCCTTGGGGATGAACGGCGCGAGCTGCGGGCGCAGTTGGGAAATTGTTGGAAAGTCGGACAGCGTCGCCGAGACGGCGTGTGTATTGGCTATATCCGTTGCCATTTGCTGGTTGGAGCCGTTGATAAGGGCGGTAACGTCAACCCCGCGCTCGTTCAAGAACTCGACG from Pseudolabrys taiwanensis includes:
- a CDS encoding site-specific DNA-methyltransferase encodes the protein MAIAELTRLKPNSIVLDPMSGSGTVIRHASELGLRAFGFDMDPLAVLMSRAWTTPVDTKLVEATALKVLAQARALSAGDIALPWIDKDQETKKFVTYWFGRKQRGQLRRLCFVLHLMEKKAKRRGDVAVLDVLKISLSRIIITKEQGASLARDTSHSRPHRVATKSNYDVLLGFERSVSYVCRLLESAPPKGNAKIQIGDARSVKLKAKSVDAVITSPPYLNAIDYMRGHRLALVWFGFPLAELSGVRSTSIGAERAPDESNTPGVDAVVAAMGRVKEMQPRHRAMINRYAQDVCKMMIEVSRVLKPGGTAIFVVGNSCLKGTFVRNSEAVACAGKKVGLRVVKKTVRKLPERNRYLPLSSGALSLRMRTETVLTFKK
- a CDS encoding Z1 domain-containing protein, giving the protein MAVDVEGLKVKAKLKGRYEKQIARLTNAKIQTDCIEQAVKGATENLKTAKQSSLIIYGEPQSGKTEMMICLTAKLLDSGHKTIIHLMNDSVDLLSQNLRRFKSSGLAPAAQNSSEVLGASKNLKAQESVIFCKKNAKDLPKLIDRLKGVSSVVVIDDEADYASPNGKINKGTKTKINKLVGDLIGPKGYYVGVTATPARLDLNNTFQNDTEKWVNFPAHAKYTGQDTFFPLDQKKIAYRLKLLEQGGNAKDAEQALIRFLVTAAHLNLNENKAEKNYTLLVHTSGKKQDHEVDRAVIEGVVQSLSAPEDKAFARLVAEVHKNAEALYANASADKITDYVVENITRASIVVLNSERDRIAAGDSATDPTSPFTIIIGGNIVSRGVTFPNLLAMFFTRDVANKLQQDTYIQRARMFGARGEYLKHFELTIPKQLYANWHRCFVFHKLALETIVSKFGSPVWVGDGRISVASKASINNATVVLDKGEMSYQMFDYDPALDSLIQQAPTDVKTLRELQKKIGKQSLPDFLIGYIEAVQPNGDGSLAIHKSSRISKGKTYDQAAISRAKGVMGTPQRELDKFPKALHHIKIFFNGQNKARLFYKSEGSIQFTQNNPV
- a CDS encoding DNA methyltransferase, with the protein product MSPLVSRPRNTVIHGDCVEVMRRMASASADFILTDPPYLVRYRSRDGRTVCNDDNDAWLEPAFAEMHRVLKPGSFAVTFYGWNVADKFIAAWRAAGFRIVGHIVFRKRYASSVRFLRYEHECAYLLAKGNVQMPEDAPSDVIEWVYTGNRLHPTQKSAAMLKPLIAAFCPAGGLVLDPFCGSGSTLVAARELERGYVGIELDRGHYHKASMRVSAPTRDSPSRAVFPSSIGVH
- a CDS encoding response regulator transcription factor; this encodes MTDNRIVLINREGKKLTYEYGADVIYLDMQRVTLRHASQKQAIWLLLQSLGRVVTHAEIVAILDKSGQGNKNDAPNSRSGKFIAQLRAELKHSHDLHGLIKNVRSAGYIVGEGWTRPPSEIRIQKSHEFLDMLDNVVSDCIRHANDMPLITCQNGLQYIAFKIDFSLQKFKILNSMLWDIIRILSSTTAKPSDLIEIKASFHDLSSYVLYWRIGDGLSEEKWKADYRDEIRTQARKIHQQVEAIMKDIERSSDALL